In Lampris incognitus isolate fLamInc1 chromosome 20, fLamInc1.hap2, whole genome shotgun sequence, one genomic interval encodes:
- the LOC130131001 gene encoding heterogeneous nuclear ribonucleoprotein C-like — translation MESQTGRQTSTNQGTDTMDSWSPDSSSAMASNVTNKTDPRSLNSRVFIGNLNTLLVTKADVEAIFSKYGKIVGCSVHKGFAFVQYSNERNARAAVGGEDGRMIVGQVLDINLAGEPKPHRSKTVKRSAGDMYSSSFDLDYDFQRDYYDRMYTYQSRVPPPPPPLSRAVIPSKRPRVSLSGGGSRRTKTSFSSSKSSQRTSRTMKSDDLQTIKRELTQIKHKVDYLLESLERMEKDHSKKSDESSKPEPGEVSPLHSSTSSKKDDSLKRDRERESQELNDSEEDGDLLVEERTRMR, via the exons ATGGAG agtcagacaggcaggcagacctcCACCAACCAGGGTACAGACACAATGGA CAGTTGGTCTCCAGACTCCTCCAGCGCGATGGCCAGTAACGTGACCAACAAGACGGATCCGCGCTCCCTTAACTCCCGCGTCTTCATCGGCAACCTCAACACCCTGCTGGTCACCAAGGCCGACGTGGAGGCCATCTTTTCCAAGTATGGTAAGATCGTGGGCTGCTCTGTCCACAAGGGCTTCGCCTTCGTCCAGTACTCCAACGAGAGGAACGCCCGTGCCGCTGTTGGCGGCGAGGATGGACGCATGATCGTCGGACAGGTGCTAG ACATCAACCTGGCGGGTGAGCCAAAGCCTCACCGATCAAAAACGGTCAAGCGCTCCGCAGGAGACATGTACAG CTCCTCATTTGATTTGGACTATGACTTTCAGAGAGATTACTATGACAG GATGTACACATACCAATCCCGTGTGCCCCCTCCTCCACCGCCTCTGTCCCGTGCTGTCATCCCCTCTAAGCGACCCAGGGTCAGTCTGAGTGGAGGAGGGAGTCGACGCACCAAGACCAGCTTCTCCTCCTCCAAGAGCAGCCAGAGGACCTCCCGTACAA TGAAGTCAGATGACCTGCAGACTATCAAGAGAGAGctgacccagattaaacacaagGTGGACTATCTGCTGGAGAGCCTGGAGCGGATGGAGAAGGACCACAGCAAGAAGTCAG ATGAAAGTTCCAAGCCAGAGCCAGGGGAGGTGTCtcctctccactcttccaccTCGAGCAAGAAGGATGACAGCCtgaagagggacagggagagggagagccagGAGCTCAATGACTCTGAGGAGGATGGAGATCTTCTGGTAGAGGAGAGGACGAGGATGAG GTga